GCCGCCGTGGCGACGCCGGTCCGTGCCGTCCTCCAGCTCAGCCGTCTGCCGGTCGTGGCGCAGCGCGCCCTCCAGCCGCAGGTTGCCGATGCGGTATTCCTCCAGCACGAAGACGCCCCACTGGCGCGTGAGCGTGGGCAGCACGTAGGCCTCCTCGCCCACGGCGCTGAACCTGCGCTGCGCGGTCTGCACGCCGAACATGCCGCGCAGGCCCGCGACGGGCGCGTGCTGCAGCTCCACGCGCAGGTCATGCGCCTTGTTCCTGAAGGCGGTGGAGACGGCGCCGTCCTCCACCTCGTCGTGCCGGTAGTCCGTCACGCCCGCGCGCAGGCGCAGCGCGGCGAAGCCCGCGAACGGGTCGCGCAACTCGCCGCGCACGTCCATGCGCTCGCTGCGCAGGTCCACCACCGGCACGTCGCCATGGTCATGGTCGTCGTGGTCGTGGCCGTCGTGGCTGCCGCAGTGCAGGTGGTCGCCATGGGTGTGGCAGCCCTCGAAGCCGTGGTCGTGGCCCGGCAGGCCGTACTTGGCGTTCTGGCGCGTGAGTGCCATGCCCAGGTAGCCGCGGCTGCCGACCCACGACAGGCCCACGCTGCCCGTATCGGTGCGGTTGAAGCTGCCGGGCACGCGGCTGCCGCCGGCCCAGCCGCTGCCCACGCGGTAGTCGCCCGCGTCGCGCCCCGCGGCCTCCACGTGCACGGCCACGTTGCCGGCGCCGCCCGTCAGGGCCACGGCGCCGGCCGTCTCGCGCGCGGCGCTGCCGGCGCGCAGCTCGGCGCTGCCCTCGTAGCCCTTCTGCGGGATGGCCGTGGGCACCTTGCCGTCCAGCACGTTCACCACGCCGCCCACGGCGCCGGCGCCGTAGGCCAGGGCCGAGGGGCCGCGCAGCACCTCGACCTGCGTGGCCAGCAGCGGCTCGGCGGCCACGGCATGGTCCGGGCTGACGGTAGAGGCGTCCTGCAGCTGCGAGCCATCGGACAGCACGCGCACGCGCGCGCCGTCCATGCCGCGGATCACGGGGCGGCTGGCGCCCGCGCCGAAGTGGCTGCCGGTGATGCCGGGCTCGCCCTCCAGGGTCTCACCCAGCGTGGCCTCGCGCCGGCGCACCAGCTCGTCGCCCTCCAGCACGGAGACGGGCTGCGTCATCTCCGACGCGCCCAGCTGCAGGCCGCTGGAGGACACGGTGACCTCGGGCAGGCTGGCCTCGGCCTGCGCCCAGGCGGGCGCGGCGCCGGCCAGGCTCAGCAGCACGGCCCAGGC
This region of Alicycliphilus denitrificans K601 genomic DNA includes:
- a CDS encoding TonB-dependent receptor domain-containing protein, producing the protein MNSFASSPRAPGARHPLAWAVLLSLAGAAPAWAQAEASLPEVTVSSSGLQLGASEMTQPVSVLEGDELVRRREATLGETLEGEPGITGSHFGAGASRPVIRGMDGARVRVLSDGSQLQDASTVSPDHAVAAEPLLATQVEVLRGPSALAYGAGAVGGVVNVLDGKVPTAIPQKGYEGSAELRAGSAARETAGAVALTGGAGNVAVHVEAAGRDAGDYRVGSGWAGGSRVPGSFNRTDTGSVGLSWVGSRGYLGMALTRQNAKYGLPGHDHGFEGCHTHGDHLHCGSHDGHDHDDHDHGDVPVVDLRSERMDVRGELRDPFAGFAALRLRAGVTDYRHDEVEDGAVSTAFRNKAHDLRVELQHAPVAGLRGMFGVQTAQRRFSAVGEEAYVLPTLTRQWGVFVLEEYRIGNLRLEGALRHDRQTAELEDGTDRRRHGGTSASLGAVWRFAPGYAAGISLTRASRAPTAEELYARGLHMATSTYERGDAGLRAESSRNIDLSLRKTSGDTTFDVTVFRNRIRDYIYGRTLDEHDGLQLLQYAQADATFTGIEGRVRQRITPRLGVTLFGDSVRARLDGGGLLPRIAPMRAGLRLDANWQAWEGQVEWVQVARQDRVAQFETATPGYGMLNMGVAYNGRTGGGMPWQLYLKARNLTGRLAYAHTSFIKDAAPLAGRNVTLGVRVSF